A portion of the Malania oleifera isolate guangnan ecotype guangnan chromosome 3, ASM2987363v1, whole genome shotgun sequence genome contains these proteins:
- the LOC131151661 gene encoding uncharacterized protein LOC131151661 isoform X1 — protein MAAKKIIAICQSGGEFETNKDGSLSYNGGEAYAIDIDQQTQLSDFKQEVAEMFNCNANTMSIKYFLPGNEKTLITISKDKDLKRMVNFLGDSVTVNIFIMTEEVVARNVSNMPASRSSRTTASEAVVPPVALVDAVADNTHANDDPIDMDINDETPLASIPTGSIEGRHHKAAEQWENTITGVDQRFNSFTEFREALHKYSIAHGFAYRYKKNDSHRVTVKCKTQGCPWRIYASRLSTTQLICIKKMNTTHTCEGAVVKAGYRATRGWVGSIIKEKLKLSPNYKPKDIANDIKREYGIQLNYSQAWRAKEIAREQLQGSYKEAYSQLPYLCEKIRETNPGSFATFATKDDSSFHRLFVSFHASISGFQQGCRPLLFLNSTPLNSKYQGVLLAATAADGDDGVFPVAFAVVDAESDENWHWFLMELKSAVSASRPITFVADFQNGLKESLAEIFGNGFHGFCLRFLAEKLNKDLKGQFSHEARRLMVQDFYAAAQAHGLEAFQQCTESIKSISLEAFNWVIQSEPDHWANAFFRGARYNHMTSNFGQMFYSWVSEANELPITQMVDVLRGKMMELIYTRRVDSSQWVTRLTPSKEEKLQKETSTAQSLQVLLSHGNTFEVRGETVDVVDIDHWDCSCRGWQLTGLPCCHAIAVFECIGRSPYDYCSRYFTVESYRLIYAESIHPVPNVDRPVQSESIHLGVTVTPPPTKRPPGRPKTKQAESIDIIKRQLQCSKCKGLGHNKKTCKGS, from the exons ATGGCCGCAAAAAAAATCATTGCTATCTGTCAGTCCGGTGGTGAGTTTGAGACTAATAAAGATGGATCCTTGTCCTATAATGGGGGAGAGGCCTATGCAATAGACATTGATCAGCAAACTCAGTTAAGTGATTTCAAGCAAGAGGTTGCAGAAATGTTCAATTGCAATGCCAATACCATGTCCATCAAATACTTTCTCCCAGGAAATGAGAAGACCCTCATCACAATTTCTAAAGATAAAGACCTAAAGCGCATGGTAAATTTCCTTGGTGATTCGGTCACTGTCAACATTTTCATCATGACTGAGGAAGTTGTTGCTCGTAATGTATCAAATATGCCTGCTAGTAG GTCAAGCAGGACAACAGCCTCTGAAGCAGTGGTTCCCCCTGTTGCCCTTGTTGATGCTGTGGCTGACAATACCCATGCCAATGATGATCCAATTGACATGGACATAAATGATGAAACCCCTCTTGCCAGTATTCCGACTGGTTCCATTGAGGGCAGACATCACAAAGCTGCAGAACAGTGGGAAAACACCATCACTGGTGTGGACCAAAGATTCAACAGTTTTACTGAATTCCGAGAAGCTTTGCACAAATACTCAATCGCGCATGGGTTTGCTTACAGATATAAGAAGAATGACAGTCATCGTGTAACTGTCAAATGTAAGACCCAAGGTTGTCCATGGAGGATATATGCATCAAGGTTATCTACCACCCAGTTGATTTGTATAAAAAAGATGAACACAACACATACATGTGAAGGAGCTGTTGTGAAGGCTGGGTATAGGGCAACAAGGGGCTGGGTAGGAAGTATTATAAAGGAGAAGTTGAAACTTTCCCCAAACTACAAGCCAAAGGATATTGCCAATGACATTAAGCGAGAGTATGGAATTCAATTAAATTACTCTCAGGCATGGCGTGCAAAAGAGATTGCAAGGGAGCAACTCCAGGGTTCTTATAAAGAGGCTTATAGTCAGTTACCATATTTGTGTGAGAAGATAAGAGAGACTAATCCAGGTAGCTTTGCTACCTTTGCCACAAAGGATGACTCTAGCTTCCATCGTTTATTTGTCTCATTCCATGCCTCGATATCTGGTTTTCAACAAGGTTGCCGTCCTCTCCTTTTCCTCAATAGCACTCCTTTAAACTCAAAATATCAAGGGGTTTTGTTGGCTGCAACAGCTGCAGATGGAGATGATGGGGTCTTCCCAGTAGCCTTTGCTGTAGTTGATGCTGAATCTGATGAGAACTGGCACTGGTTCCTAATGGAATTGAAATCTGCAGTTTCAGCCTCTCGGCCAATTACATTTGTTGCGGATTTTCAGAATGGTTTAAAAGAGTCATTAGCTGAGATATTTGGCAATGGATTCCATGGTTTTTGTCTACGGTTTCTGGCTGAGAAGCTCAATAAAGACTTGAAGGGGCAGTTTTCTCATGAAGCAAGACGTCTCATGGTTCAAGATTTCTATGCTGCTGCTCAGGCACATGGACTTGAGGCCTTCCAGCAGTGCACTGAGAGCATAAAAAGTATTTCCCTTGAAGCTTTCAATTGGGTCATACAAAGTGAGCCAGATCACTGGGCCAATGCTTTCTTTCGAGGGGCGCGGTATAACCATATGACATCAAACTTTGGACAAATGTTCTACAGCTGGGTATCAGAGGCAAATGAGTTGCCAATTACACAGATGGTTGATGTATTGCGAGGTAAGATGATGGAGTTGATCTATACACGCAGGGTGGATTCCAGTCAATGGGTAACAAGGCTAACACCATCGAAAGAGGAGAAGCTACAAAAGGAAACTTCAACAGCACAATCGCTTCAAGTGTTACTCTCTCATGGCAACACGTTTGAAGTTCGTGGTGAAACTGTTGATGTTGTTGATATTGATCACTGGGACTGCAGCTGCAGAGGATGGCAGCTCACTGGCTTGCCTTGTTGCCATGCTATTGCTGTTTTTGAATGCATTGGTCGGAGCCCATATGATTATTGCTCCAGATACTTTACAGTTGAGAGTTACCGGTTAATATATGCAGAGTCAATTCACCCTGTTCCAAATGTAGACAGACCAGTGCAGAGTGAGTCAATTCATTTGGGAGTTACTGTAACCCCTCCACCTACTAAACGCCCTCCTGGCCGCCCAAAAACGAAGCAGGCTGAATCAATAGATATCATCAAACGACAACTCCAATGTAGCAAGTGTAAGGGCCTTGGCCACAATAAAAAGACATGCAAAGGTTCTTAG
- the LOC131151661 gene encoding uncharacterized protein LOC131151661 isoform X2 yields the protein MDINDETPLASIPTGSIEGRHHKAAEQWENTITGVDQRFNSFTEFREALHKYSIAHGFAYRYKKNDSHRVTVKCKTQGCPWRIYASRLSTTQLICIKKMNTTHTCEGAVVKAGYRATRGWVGSIIKEKLKLSPNYKPKDIANDIKREYGIQLNYSQAWRAKEIAREQLQGSYKEAYSQLPYLCEKIRETNPGSFATFATKDDSSFHRLFVSFHASISGFQQGCRPLLFLNSTPLNSKYQGVLLAATAADGDDGVFPVAFAVVDAESDENWHWFLMELKSAVSASRPITFVADFQNGLKESLAEIFGNGFHGFCLRFLAEKLNKDLKGQFSHEARRLMVQDFYAAAQAHGLEAFQQCTESIKSISLEAFNWVIQSEPDHWANAFFRGARYNHMTSNFGQMFYSWVSEANELPITQMVDVLRGKMMELIYTRRVDSSQWVTRLTPSKEEKLQKETSTAQSLQVLLSHGNTFEVRGETVDVVDIDHWDCSCRGWQLTGLPCCHAIAVFECIGRSPYDYCSRYFTVESYRLIYAESIHPVPNVDRPVQSESIHLGVTVTPPPTKRPPGRPKTKQAESIDIIKRQLQCSKCKGLGHNKKTCKGS from the coding sequence ATGGACATAAATGATGAAACCCCTCTTGCCAGTATTCCGACTGGTTCCATTGAGGGCAGACATCACAAAGCTGCAGAACAGTGGGAAAACACCATCACTGGTGTGGACCAAAGATTCAACAGTTTTACTGAATTCCGAGAAGCTTTGCACAAATACTCAATCGCGCATGGGTTTGCTTACAGATATAAGAAGAATGACAGTCATCGTGTAACTGTCAAATGTAAGACCCAAGGTTGTCCATGGAGGATATATGCATCAAGGTTATCTACCACCCAGTTGATTTGTATAAAAAAGATGAACACAACACATACATGTGAAGGAGCTGTTGTGAAGGCTGGGTATAGGGCAACAAGGGGCTGGGTAGGAAGTATTATAAAGGAGAAGTTGAAACTTTCCCCAAACTACAAGCCAAAGGATATTGCCAATGACATTAAGCGAGAGTATGGAATTCAATTAAATTACTCTCAGGCATGGCGTGCAAAAGAGATTGCAAGGGAGCAACTCCAGGGTTCTTATAAAGAGGCTTATAGTCAGTTACCATATTTGTGTGAGAAGATAAGAGAGACTAATCCAGGTAGCTTTGCTACCTTTGCCACAAAGGATGACTCTAGCTTCCATCGTTTATTTGTCTCATTCCATGCCTCGATATCTGGTTTTCAACAAGGTTGCCGTCCTCTCCTTTTCCTCAATAGCACTCCTTTAAACTCAAAATATCAAGGGGTTTTGTTGGCTGCAACAGCTGCAGATGGAGATGATGGGGTCTTCCCAGTAGCCTTTGCTGTAGTTGATGCTGAATCTGATGAGAACTGGCACTGGTTCCTAATGGAATTGAAATCTGCAGTTTCAGCCTCTCGGCCAATTACATTTGTTGCGGATTTTCAGAATGGTTTAAAAGAGTCATTAGCTGAGATATTTGGCAATGGATTCCATGGTTTTTGTCTACGGTTTCTGGCTGAGAAGCTCAATAAAGACTTGAAGGGGCAGTTTTCTCATGAAGCAAGACGTCTCATGGTTCAAGATTTCTATGCTGCTGCTCAGGCACATGGACTTGAGGCCTTCCAGCAGTGCACTGAGAGCATAAAAAGTATTTCCCTTGAAGCTTTCAATTGGGTCATACAAAGTGAGCCAGATCACTGGGCCAATGCTTTCTTTCGAGGGGCGCGGTATAACCATATGACATCAAACTTTGGACAAATGTTCTACAGCTGGGTATCAGAGGCAAATGAGTTGCCAATTACACAGATGGTTGATGTATTGCGAGGTAAGATGATGGAGTTGATCTATACACGCAGGGTGGATTCCAGTCAATGGGTAACAAGGCTAACACCATCGAAAGAGGAGAAGCTACAAAAGGAAACTTCAACAGCACAATCGCTTCAAGTGTTACTCTCTCATGGCAACACGTTTGAAGTTCGTGGTGAAACTGTTGATGTTGTTGATATTGATCACTGGGACTGCAGCTGCAGAGGATGGCAGCTCACTGGCTTGCCTTGTTGCCATGCTATTGCTGTTTTTGAATGCATTGGTCGGAGCCCATATGATTATTGCTCCAGATACTTTACAGTTGAGAGTTACCGGTTAATATATGCAGAGTCAATTCACCCTGTTCCAAATGTAGACAGACCAGTGCAGAGTGAGTCAATTCATTTGGGAGTTACTGTAACCCCTCCACCTACTAAACGCCCTCCTGGCCGCCCAAAAACGAAGCAGGCTGAATCAATAGATATCATCAAACGACAACTCCAATGTAGCAAGTGTAAGGGCCTTGGCCACAATAAAAAGACATGCAAAGGTTCTTAG